In Streptomyces sp. NBC_00433, a single genomic region encodes these proteins:
- a CDS encoding protein phosphatase 2C domain-containing protein, which yields MPPLPESARATQSVTPSLCPDCADPLDADDRYCGSCGLDLTAPPSAAAVPPAPAAPPAAAPAADMEGPATDAFVLAPPKPARAPAADDGDTLALGVPLPGARVSDPREEEPPVPEGPVCVACGLGGVDDDGYCEHCGHAQPRQRDHQEQELEGVAAVSDRGLRHHRNEDAFALATACLPDGSPAVAAVVCDGVSTAYRPDDASAAASVAGRESLLASLERGTPAEDAMRAALMSAFEAVTALAAEEEPPGGVPHHNAPACTCVSAVVTGPVFTVGWIGDSRAYWIPDDRTLPAARLTEDDSWAARMVAAGLMSEAEAYADERAHAITGWLGADAIEVDPHVAAFRPEGPGVIVVCTDGLWNYAESPAEMAEAIPVDARSRPLHSARTLLGVALDGGGHDNVTVAVLPFPAAVSRAGFPPA from the coding sequence ATGCCACCACTCCCCGAGTCGGCGCGGGCGACACAGTCCGTCACGCCGTCCCTGTGCCCCGACTGCGCCGACCCGCTGGACGCGGACGACCGCTACTGCGGGAGCTGCGGTCTCGACCTGACCGCACCGCCGTCGGCTGCCGCGGTACCGCCCGCTCCCGCGGCGCCGCCGGCTGCCGCGCCGGCCGCCGACATGGAGGGCCCGGCGACGGACGCCTTCGTCCTGGCACCGCCCAAGCCGGCCAGGGCGCCCGCGGCGGACGACGGCGACACCCTCGCGCTCGGCGTCCCGCTGCCCGGCGCCCGGGTGTCCGACCCGCGCGAGGAGGAGCCCCCTGTGCCCGAGGGACCGGTGTGTGTGGCGTGCGGGCTGGGCGGGGTGGACGACGACGGCTACTGCGAGCACTGCGGCCACGCCCAGCCGCGCCAGCGCGACCACCAGGAGCAGGAGTTGGAAGGTGTGGCGGCGGTCAGCGACCGCGGCCTGCGGCACCACCGCAACGAGGACGCCTTCGCGCTGGCCACGGCCTGCCTGCCGGACGGCAGCCCCGCGGTGGCCGCGGTGGTGTGCGACGGCGTGTCCACCGCCTACCGCCCCGACGACGCCTCGGCGGCCGCGTCCGTCGCCGGCCGCGAGTCGCTGCTCGCGTCGCTGGAGCGCGGCACCCCGGCGGAGGACGCGATGCGCGCGGCCCTGATGTCGGCCTTCGAGGCGGTGACCGCGCTGGCCGCCGAGGAGGAGCCGCCGGGCGGTGTCCCGCACCACAACGCCCCGGCCTGCACGTGCGTCAGCGCGGTCGTGACGGGACCGGTCTTCACGGTGGGCTGGATCGGCGACAGCCGCGCGTACTGGATCCCCGACGACCGTACGCTGCCCGCCGCGCGGCTGACCGAGGACGACTCGTGGGCGGCCAGGATGGTCGCGGCGGGCCTGATGTCGGAGGCGGAGGCGTACGCCGACGAGCGGGCGCACGCGATCACCGGCTGGCTGGGCGCGGACGCCATCGAGGTCGACCCGCATGTGGCCGCCTTCCGGCCGGAGGGCCCCGGGGTGATCGTGGTGTGCACCGACGGGCTGTGGAATTACGCCGAGTCGCCCGCCGAGATGGCCGAGGCGATTCCGGTCGACGCGCGCAGCCGCCCGCTGCACAGCGCGCGCACCCTGCTGGGTGTCGCGCTGGACGGCGGCGGCCACGACAACGTAACGGTCGCGGTGCTGCCGTTCCCGGCCGCCGTGTCCCGGGCAGGATTCCCACCCGCGTAG
- a CDS encoding serine/threonine-protein kinase PknG translates to MGGGDLYCDTCGLAPLPAAAAPPVPGPSAAQPPRAPGADSGRTSTSTSSRSSKSSSRASRRSVSGRLSQALTGSATGRSVSVRSSRSGSSGTGRGKLGAGLVSVPTVPRPDPAAAVLANPEVPERKRFCSKGDCGAPVGRSRGDRPGRTEGFCTKCGHPYSFSPKLRPGDVVHGQYHVVGCLAHGGLGWIYLAVDRAVSDRWVVLKGLLDTGDEDALAAAVSERRFLAEIEHPNIVRIYNFVEHLDQRTGTLDGYIVMAYVGGKSLKEIANERRTPEGRRAPLPVAQAIAFAIEALEALGHLHSRNLLYCDFKVDNAIQTEDRLELIDMGAVRRMDDTESAIYGTVGYQAPEVAEVGPSVASDLYTVARTLAVLTFDFQGYTNVFVDSLPDPGNIEVFSRYESFYRLLVRATDPDPGKRFASAEEMSDQLLGVLREIVALETGVQRPALSTLFGPELRVVDTELVRAVAGDTSALGADRALEKAARRRDKAGAQSAAQGGANGAGPNGSAIGQGSAIGAGSAMGPGLPAGAVPAQLPGPGGYPAAAAAPSWGQPPLPVVARLDTTAAVLALPVPHVDPGDPNAGFLAGLSAAAPGEMVTALQSATVDSVERRLREVRARLELGDAQGAQHVLGSLADPDDHADWRVVWHRGLVALCTGDHETAALSFDAVYDAFPGEPAPKLALGVCAEVLRQLDNAAEYYRLVWIGDHSYVSAAFGLARVLLASGDRAGAVAALESVPESSIHYTAARVAAIRARLRDRSPHEPLLTDLRAAGLQVESLQRQGLDSDRREQLATEVLGSALDWVLAGRVGEHTAAPAGVPSSASGAQVVLGADMTERGLRFGLERSYRVLARLAQQGSTRIELVERANRFRPRTWV, encoded by the coding sequence ATGGGCGGCGGCGACCTGTACTGCGACACCTGCGGCCTCGCGCCGCTGCCGGCCGCCGCCGCGCCGCCCGTGCCCGGCCCGTCCGCCGCGCAGCCGCCGCGCGCGCCGGGCGCCGACTCGGGGCGTACGTCCACCTCCACCTCCTCGCGGTCCTCCAAGTCGTCCTCCCGGGCCTCGCGGCGCTCGGTGTCGGGCCGGCTCTCGCAGGCCCTGACGGGGTCCGCCACCGGCCGCTCGGTGTCGGTGCGCAGCAGCCGCAGCGGCTCGTCGGGCACCGGGCGCGGCAAACTCGGCGCCGGCCTGGTCAGCGTCCCCACCGTGCCCCGGCCCGACCCGGCCGCCGCGGTGCTGGCCAACCCCGAGGTGCCGGAGCGCAAACGCTTCTGCAGCAAAGGCGACTGCGGGGCGCCGGTGGGCCGCAGCCGCGGCGACCGCCCGGGGCGCACCGAGGGCTTCTGCACCAAGTGCGGGCACCCGTACTCCTTCTCGCCCAAGCTGCGCCCCGGCGACGTGGTGCACGGGCAGTACCACGTGGTGGGCTGCCTGGCGCACGGCGGGCTCGGCTGGATCTACCTGGCGGTGGACCGCGCGGTCTCCGACCGCTGGGTGGTGCTCAAGGGCCTGCTGGACACCGGCGACGAGGACGCGCTCGCCGCGGCGGTCTCCGAGCGGCGCTTCCTGGCCGAGATCGAGCACCCCAACATCGTCCGGATCTACAACTTCGTCGAGCACCTGGACCAGCGCACCGGCACCCTCGACGGCTACATCGTGATGGCCTACGTCGGCGGCAAGTCGCTCAAGGAGATCGCCAACGAGCGCCGCACCCCCGAGGGCAGGCGTGCCCCGCTGCCGGTCGCGCAGGCCATCGCCTTCGCCATCGAGGCGCTGGAGGCGCTCGGCCACCTGCACAGCCGCAACCTTCTCTACTGCGACTTCAAGGTCGACAACGCGATCCAGACCGAGGACCGGCTCGAACTCATCGACATGGGCGCGGTCCGCCGCATGGACGACACCGAGTCGGCGATCTACGGCACGGTCGGCTACCAGGCCCCCGAGGTCGCCGAGGTCGGCCCGTCGGTCGCCTCCGACCTCTACACCGTCGCCCGCACCCTCGCGGTGCTGACCTTCGACTTCCAGGGCTACACGAACGTCTTCGTCGACAGCCTGCCCGACCCGGGCAACATCGAGGTCTTCTCCCGCTACGAGTCCTTCTACCGGCTGCTGGTGCGGGCCACCGACCCCGACCCCGGCAAGCGGTTCGCCTCCGCCGAGGAGATGTCCGACCAGCTGCTCGGGGTGCTGCGGGAGATCGTCGCCCTGGAGACCGGGGTGCAGCGGCCCGCCCTGTCCACCCTTTTCGGCCCGGAACTGCGGGTGGTGGACACCGAGCTGGTCCGCGCGGTGGCCGGTGACACCTCGGCGCTCGGCGCCGACCGGGCGCTGGAGAAGGCGGCCAGACGCCGCGACAAGGCCGGCGCGCAGTCCGCCGCACAAGGCGGGGCGAACGGCGCGGGCCCGAACGGCTCGGCAATAGGCCAAGGCTCGGCGATAGGAGCCGGCTCGGCAATGGGCCCCGGGCTGCCGGCCGGCGCGGTGCCGGCGCAACTTCCGGGCCCCGGCGGCTATCCGGCCGCGGCGGCCGCCCCGTCGTGGGGGCAGCCGCCGCTCCCGGTGGTCGCCCGGCTCGACACCACCGCGGCCGTCCTCGCGCTGCCCGTGCCGCACGTCGACCCCGGCGACCCCAACGCGGGCTTCCTGGCGGGTCTTTCCGCCGCGGCCCCCGGCGAGATGGTCACCGCCCTGCAGTCGGCGACGGTCGACTCGGTCGAGCGGCGGCTGCGCGAGGTCCGCGCCCGGCTCGAACTCGGCGACGCCCAGGGCGCCCAGCACGTGCTCGGCTCGCTCGCCGACCCCGACGACCACGCGGACTGGCGGGTGGTGTGGCACCGCGGCCTCGTCGCGCTGTGCACCGGCGACCACGAGACGGCCGCGCTGAGCTTCGACGCGGTCTACGACGCCTTCCCCGGCGAGCCCGCGCCGAAGCTGGCGCTGGGCGTGTGCGCCGAGGTGCTGCGCCAGCTGGACAATGCCGCGGAATATTACCGGCTGGTGTGGATCGGCGACCACAGCTACGTCAGCGCCGCCTTCGGCCTGGCCCGGGTGCTGCTCGCGTCCGGCGACCGGGCGGGCGCGGTCGCCGCGCTGGAGTCGGTGCCGGAGTCGTCCATCCACTACACGGCCGCGCGGGTCGCCGCCATCAGGGCCCGGCTGCGGGACCGTTCGCCGCACGAGCCGCTGCTGACCGACCTGCGGGCCGCGGGACTCCAGGTCGAGTCGCTGCAGCGGCAGGGCCTGGACTCCGACCGGCGCGAGCAGTTGGCCACCGAGGTGCTGGGCAGCGCACTGGACTGGGTGCTCGCCGGCCGTGTCGGGGAGCACACCGCGGCGCCCGCGGGCGTACCGTCGTCGGCATCCGGCGCCCAGGTCGTGCTCGGCGCCGACATGACCGAGCGGGGCCTGCGGTTCGGCCTCGAACGCTCGTACCGGGTCCTGGCAAGGCTCGCCCAGCAGGGCAGTACGAGGATCGAACTGGTGGAACGCGCCAACCGCTTCCGCCCCAGGACGTGGGTGTAA
- a CDS encoding glutamate ABC transporter substrate-binding protein: MAAACALALLGALVPLRDDPAPVSAGRPGQVARAQYAAVQDDSDTCSQPERSLDPYQGSTSGAAVARIREYGKLKVGVDQNSYLWGFRDPATGDLAGFDIDLVKAIAKDILGDENAVQYLTVPTADRIKDIKAGTVDMVVRTMTINCERIKDVAFSTAYFTAGQQILTSDNSSITGFDDSLKGRTVCTATGSTGEKKLQSDDHGAKVMLVANQLDCLVRLQLHLADAVFTDNALGAGQAAQDPTVHLVGKTVTDEPYGVAMKLTDTDLVRRVNKVLNAYRADGSWQASYHHWLEDDLPGIKPPTPLYK, translated from the coding sequence ATGGCGGCGGCCTGCGCACTGGCCCTCCTCGGCGCACTCGTCCCGCTGCGGGACGACCCGGCGCCCGTGTCCGCGGGGCGCCCCGGCCAGGTGGCCAGGGCCCAGTACGCGGCGGTGCAGGACGACTCGGACACCTGCTCGCAGCCCGAGCGCAGCCTCGACCCCTACCAGGGCAGCACCTCGGGCGCCGCGGTGGCCCGGATCAGGGAATACGGCAAGCTGAAGGTCGGCGTCGACCAGAACAGCTACCTGTGGGGCTTCCGCGACCCGGCCACCGGCGACCTCGCCGGCTTCGACATCGACCTCGTCAAGGCCATAGCCAAGGACATCCTGGGCGACGAGAACGCGGTGCAGTACCTGACGGTGCCCACCGCGGACCGGATCAAGGACATCAAGGCCGGCACGGTCGACATGGTGGTCCGCACGATGACGATCAACTGCGAGCGGATCAAGGACGTCGCCTTCTCCACCGCCTACTTCACCGCCGGCCAGCAGATCCTGACCTCGGACAACTCCTCGATCACCGGCTTCGACGACTCCCTCAAGGGCAGGACCGTCTGCACCGCGACGGGTTCGACGGGTGAGAAGAAACTGCAGAGCGACGACCACGGCGCCAAGGTGATGCTCGTCGCCAACCAGCTCGACTGCCTGGTGCGGCTCCAACTCCACCTGGCCGACGCGGTCTTCACCGACAACGCGCTCGGTGCGGGACAGGCCGCCCAGGACCCGACGGTGCACCTGGTGGGGAAGACCGTCACCGACGAGCCGTACGGTGTGGCCATGAAACTGACCGACACCGACCTGGTGCGGCGGGTCAACAAGGTGCTCAACGCCTATCGTGCCGACGGTTCGTGGCAGGCCTCGTACCACCACTGGCTGGAGGACGACCTGCCGGGCATCAAGCCGCCCACGCCGTTGTACAAATAG
- a CDS encoding ATPase, translated as MLAIDAGNSKTDVALVAADGRVLGAARGGGFQPPVVGVGPAVAAVAEIVARAAADAGLDTREGAGGGRPLAAYTSACLANADLPVEEQRLEAAVHARGWAHTTRVANDTFAILRAGVDEPRGVAVVCGAGINCVGMLPDGRTARFPAIGKISGDWGGGSGLADEALWYAARAEDGRGEPTDLARTLPAHFGLGSMYALIEALHLEVLPAERKYELTPVLFATSDAGDPVARTILARQAEEIAALAVVALGRLDLLGEEADVVLGGGVMAARNPYLMDTLAERLTARAPKARTKVVTAPPVLGAALLGLDQLAAPPQAHATLRAHYG; from the coding sequence GTGCTCGCCATCGACGCGGGCAACAGCAAGACCGACGTGGCGCTCGTGGCCGCCGACGGGCGGGTGCTCGGCGCCGCCCGCGGCGGCGGCTTCCAGCCGCCCGTGGTCGGTGTCGGCCCCGCCGTCGCCGCGGTGGCCGAGATCGTGGCACGGGCGGCGGCGGACGCCGGGCTCGACACCCGGGAGGGCGCGGGCGGCGGACGGCCGCTGGCCGCGTACACCTCGGCGTGCCTGGCCAACGCCGACCTGCCCGTCGAGGAGCAGCGCCTGGAGGCGGCCGTGCACGCCCGCGGCTGGGCGCACACCACCCGGGTCGCCAACGACACCTTCGCGATCCTGCGGGCCGGCGTCGACGAGCCGCGCGGTGTGGCGGTGGTGTGCGGCGCGGGCATCAACTGCGTCGGCATGCTGCCGGACGGACGCACCGCCAGGTTCCCGGCGATCGGCAAGATATCCGGTGACTGGGGCGGCGGTTCCGGACTGGCCGACGAGGCGCTGTGGTACGCCGCCAGGGCCGAGGACGGCCGCGGCGAACCGACCGACCTGGCCCGTACGCTGCCCGCGCACTTCGGCCTCGGGTCGATGTACGCGCTGATCGAGGCGCTGCACCTGGAGGTGCTGCCGGCCGAGCGGAAGTACGAGCTGACGCCGGTGCTCTTCGCGACCTCGGACGCCGGCGACCCGGTGGCGAGGACGATCCTGGCGCGGCAGGCCGAGGAGATCGCGGCGCTCGCCGTGGTGGCGCTCGGCCGCCTCGACCTGCTCGGCGAGGAGGCGGACGTGGTGCTCGGCGGCGGGGTGATGGCCGCCCGCAACCCGTATCTGATGGACACTCTCGCCGAGCGGCTCACCGCCCGCGCCCCCAAGGCGCGGACCAAGGTGGTGACCGCGCCGCCGGTGCTGGGCGCGGCCCTGCTGGGCCTCGACCAGCTGGCGGCGCCGCCGCAGGCGCACGCCACACTGCGGGCGCACTACGGCTGA
- a CDS encoding 6-phospho-beta-glucosidase, with amino-acid sequence MKLAVVGGGSTYTPELIDGFARLRDTLPVEELALIDPDAHRLDLVGGLARRIFAKQGHPGRIVTTSDLEAGVAGADAVLLQLRVGGQAARNQDETWPLECGCVGQETTGAGGLAKAMRTVPVVLDIAERVRRAAPDAWIIDFTNPVGIVTRALLQAGHKSVGLCNVAIGFQRRFAEKLGVAPDQVHLDHVGLNHLTWERGVRIGGPDGEDVLPKLLAEHGDAIAADLHLPRPVLDRLGVVPSYYLRYFYAHDEVVRELRTAPSRASQVAAMERELLEMYGDPALDEKPALLAKRGGAFYSEAAVDLASSLLRAAHVPTSGDIQVVNTYNNGTLPFLPDDAVIEVPATVNGDGAEPLPVAPVEPLYAGLIANVTAYEDLALDAALRGGRDRVFTALLAHPLIGQYDLAEQLTDRLIAHNREHFAWA; translated from the coding sequence ATGAAACTGGCAGTCGTGGGCGGCGGGTCCACGTACACCCCCGAGCTGATCGACGGGTTCGCGCGGCTGCGCGACACCCTGCCCGTCGAGGAGCTGGCGCTGATCGACCCGGACGCGCACCGTCTGGACCTGGTCGGCGGGCTGGCCCGGCGGATCTTCGCCAAGCAGGGCCACCCCGGCCGTATCGTCACCACCTCCGACCTGGAGGCGGGCGTGGCAGGCGCCGACGCGGTGCTGCTGCAGCTGCGGGTCGGCGGCCAGGCCGCGCGCAACCAGGACGAGACGTGGCCGCTGGAATGCGGCTGCGTCGGCCAGGAGACCACCGGCGCGGGCGGCCTCGCGAAGGCGATGCGTACGGTGCCGGTGGTGCTGGACATCGCCGAGCGGGTCAGGCGGGCCGCGCCGGACGCCTGGATCATCGACTTCACCAACCCCGTCGGCATCGTCACCCGGGCGCTGCTCCAGGCCGGGCACAAGAGCGTCGGGCTGTGCAATGTGGCGATCGGCTTCCAGCGCCGCTTCGCCGAGAAGCTCGGCGTGGCGCCCGACCAGGTGCATCTCGACCACGTCGGGCTCAACCACCTGACCTGGGAGCGCGGGGTGCGCATCGGCGGCCCCGACGGCGAGGACGTGCTGCCCAAGCTGCTCGCCGAGCACGGCGACGCCATCGCCGCGGATCTGCACCTGCCGCGCCCGGTCCTCGACCGGCTCGGCGTCGTCCCCTCCTACTACCTGCGCTATTTCTACGCGCACGACGAGGTGGTGCGCGAGCTGCGGACCGCGCCCTCGCGGGCCTCGCAGGTCGCCGCGATGGAGAGGGAACTGCTGGAGATGTACGGCGACCCGGCTCTCGACGAGAAGCCGGCGCTGCTGGCCAAGCGCGGCGGCGCCTTCTACTCGGAGGCGGCCGTGGACCTCGCCTCGTCCCTGCTGCGGGCGGCCCACGTTCCCACGTCCGGCGACATCCAGGTCGTCAACACGTACAACAACGGCACCCTGCCCTTCCTGCCGGACGACGCCGTCATCGAGGTGCCCGCCACGGTGAACGGCGACGGCGCCGAGCCGCTGCCGGTCGCGCCGGTGGAGCCGCTCTACGCCGGGCTGATCGCCAACGTGACCGCCTACGAGGACCTGGCGCTGGACGCCGCCCTGCGCGGCGGCAGGGACCGGGTCTTCACCGCGCTGCTCGCCCACCCGCTGATCGGGCAGTACGACCTGGCCGAGCAGCTGACCGACCGTCTCATCGCGCACAACCGGGAGCACTTCGCGTGGGCCTGA
- a CDS encoding carbohydrate ABC transporter permease, whose amino-acid sequence MTQALLDPVSAPARPADTRARRTARRKARLHWIAVHSLGLAAAAFFVLPFVFVFLTAVMSDNQALTRDLWPHSWQWSNFRTVWDTPGFLTWWRNTLVYAVSGTVLTVVSSLPVAYALAKFRFRGRNLVMVLVISTMMLPPQVIIIPMYLFWTKQLGMDGTLWPLIIPMAFGDAFTIFLLRQFLLTIPKEYTEAARVDGCGELRTLVTVIVPMIRPAIAAVALFQFFYCWNDYFGPQIYASSNPAAWTLSYGLESFKGAHHTNWNLTMAATVLVMAPVIAVFFFAQKAFIEGVTLTGVKG is encoded by the coding sequence ATGACCCAAGCGCTTCTCGACCCCGTCTCCGCACCCGCCCGCCCCGCCGACACGCGCGCCCGGCGCACCGCCCGCCGCAAGGCACGGCTGCACTGGATCGCCGTGCACTCGCTCGGCCTGGCGGCCGCCGCCTTCTTCGTGCTGCCCTTCGTCTTCGTCTTCCTCACCGCGGTGATGAGCGACAACCAGGCCCTCACCAGGGACCTGTGGCCGCACTCCTGGCAGTGGTCCAACTTCCGCACCGTGTGGGACACCCCGGGCTTCCTCACCTGGTGGCGCAACACCCTGGTCTACGCCGTGTCCGGCACCGTGCTCACCGTGGTGTCCTCGCTGCCGGTGGCCTACGCGCTGGCCAAATTCCGCTTCCGCGGCCGCAACCTGGTCATGGTGCTGGTCATCTCCACGATGATGCTGCCGCCCCAGGTGATCATCATCCCGATGTACCTGTTCTGGACCAAGCAGCTCGGCATGGACGGCACCCTGTGGCCGCTGATCATCCCGATGGCCTTCGGCGACGCCTTCACCATCTTCCTGCTGCGCCAGTTCCTGCTGACCATCCCCAAGGAGTACACCGAGGCGGCCAGGGTGGACGGCTGCGGTGAACTGCGCACCCTGGTCACGGTGATCGTGCCGATGATCCGCCCGGCCATCGCCGCGGTCGCGCTCTTCCAGTTCTTCTACTGCTGGAACGACTACTTCGGTCCGCAGATCTACGCCAGTTCCAACCCGGCCGCCTGGACACTGAGTTACGGGCTGGAGTCCTTCAAGGGGGCACACCACACCAACTGGAACCTGACAATGGCCGCGACCGTCCTGGTGATGGCGCCGGTGATCGCGGTCTTCTTCTTCGCGCAAAAGGCCTTCATCGAAGGCGTGACCCTGACGGGAGTCAAGGGATGA
- a CDS encoding sugar ABC transporter permease: MSAAVHPLLRARRRKAALRNLAFLSPWIIGFSVFFAYPLLSTVYFSFMHYNGVNPPTWTGTKNWSYVFKDYPLFWPALRNTLWLVLVMVTLRVVFGLGVGLLITRIRTGAGLFRTAFYLPYLAPPVAATMAFVFLLNPGTGPVNHILGDIGIPTPGWFTDPSWSKPALTILAVWGIGDLMVIFMAALLDVPKEQYEAAELDGAGSWARFRYVTLPNISPIVMFAVVTGVIQTMQYYTQPLVAGKVASGIIGNSGQQFEPGYPDKSTLTLPQLVYERGFQRFDYGSACVIALVLFVLAMAFTALLMRRRNGFLSAED, from the coding sequence ATGAGCGCCGCCGTCCACCCCCTGCTGAGGGCCAGACGCCGCAAGGCGGCGCTGCGCAACCTCGCCTTCCTGTCGCCCTGGATCATCGGCTTCAGCGTCTTCTTCGCCTACCCGCTGCTTTCCACCGTCTACTTCTCCTTCATGCACTACAACGGGGTGAATCCGCCGACCTGGACCGGCACCAAGAACTGGTCCTACGTCTTCAAGGACTACCCGCTGTTCTGGCCGGCCCTGCGCAACACCCTGTGGCTGGTCCTGGTGATGGTCACGCTCCGGGTCGTCTTCGGCCTGGGCGTGGGCCTGCTGATCACCAGGATCAGGACCGGCGCCGGGCTGTTCCGCACCGCCTTCTACCTGCCCTACCTGGCCCCGCCGGTCGCCGCGACGATGGCCTTCGTCTTCCTGCTCAACCCCGGCACCGGCCCGGTCAACCACATCCTGGGCGACATCGGCATCCCCACCCCCGGGTGGTTCACCGACCCGAGCTGGTCCAAGCCGGCGCTCACCATCCTGGCGGTGTGGGGCATCGGCGACCTGATGGTCATCTTCATGGCCGCGCTGCTCGACGTGCCCAAGGAGCAGTACGAGGCCGCCGAGCTGGACGGCGCGGGATCGTGGGCGCGGTTCCGCTACGTCACGCTGCCGAACATCTCGCCGATCGTGATGTTCGCGGTGGTCACCGGGGTCATCCAGACCATGCAGTACTACACGCAGCCGCTGGTGGCGGGAAAGGTCGCCTCCGGGATCATCGGCAATTCGGGCCAGCAGTTCGAGCCCGGCTACCCGGACAAGTCGACCCTGACCCTGCCCCAGCTGGTCTACGAGCGTGGCTTCCAGCGCTTCGACTACGGCTCCGCGTGCGTCATCGCCCTGGTGCTCTTCGTGCTGGCGATGGCCTTCACCGCACTGCTCATGCGCCGGCGCAACGGCTTCCTGTCGGCGGAGGACTGA
- a CDS encoding extracellular solute-binding protein — MSRIRKAAAAVAASAAITLLASACTGQSTTSAGDDASKDVTITFWHGWSAPNELKAINDNVARFEKAHPNIHVKVQGNITDDKINQALRAGGSKAPDVVSSFTTDNVGQFCSSGTFADLAPFLQKSNIDPAATFPKPMLEYTQFEGKRCSLPLLGDAYGLYYNTKEFAAAGIASPPKTLSEFKQDAVKLTKSSGDSYSQLGFMPDFHGYESTPMHIAAQWGVKYFDAAGKSQVAEDPGFAAMFTWQQDMVKALGGFSKLEKYRSGFGDEFGAKNPLQTGQVAMGIDGEWRAGMAKDAGMNDLAVAPFPVPDDQADTYGKGYLSGTIIGIANTSAKKNAAWELVKFMATDTDAVVSFANAIHNVPSTLAALKSPNLDPDPSFKTFLDIAQNPNSTTTPPSVNGGAYQVTLQDFGYAYESGKSKDLASGLKGVDTQVDKDIAQAK, encoded by the coding sequence GTGTCCCGTATACGCAAGGCGGCAGCCGCCGTGGCGGCGAGCGCCGCGATCACCCTGCTCGCGAGCGCGTGCACCGGCCAGAGCACCACCTCGGCCGGCGACGACGCCAGCAAGGACGTCACCATCACCTTCTGGCACGGCTGGTCGGCGCCCAACGAGCTGAAGGCGATCAACGACAACGTCGCCAGGTTCGAGAAGGCGCACCCCAACATCCACGTCAAGGTGCAGGGCAACATCACCGATGACAAGATCAACCAGGCGCTGCGGGCGGGCGGTTCGAAGGCCCCGGACGTCGTGTCCTCCTTCACCACCGACAACGTCGGCCAGTTCTGCTCGTCGGGCACCTTCGCCGACCTCGCGCCCTTCCTGCAGAAGTCGAACATCGACCCGGCCGCGACCTTCCCCAAGCCGATGCTGGAATACACCCAGTTCGAGGGCAAGCGCTGCTCGCTGCCGCTGCTGGGCGACGCGTACGGGCTGTACTACAACACCAAGGAATTCGCCGCGGCCGGCATCGCGTCGCCGCCGAAGACCCTCAGCGAGTTCAAGCAGGACGCGGTCAAACTGACGAAGTCCAGCGGCGACTCCTACTCCCAGCTCGGCTTCATGCCGGACTTCCACGGCTACGAGTCCACGCCGATGCACATCGCCGCGCAGTGGGGCGTCAAGTACTTCGACGCCGCCGGCAAGTCGCAGGTCGCCGAGGACCCCGGATTCGCCGCGATGTTCACCTGGCAGCAGGACATGGTCAAGGCGCTCGGCGGCTTCTCCAAGCTGGAGAAGTACCGCTCCGGCTTCGGTGACGAATTCGGCGCCAAGAACCCGCTGCAGACCGGCCAGGTCGCCATGGGCATCGACGGCGAGTGGCGCGCGGGCATGGCCAAGGACGCCGGCATGAACGACCTGGCCGTGGCGCCCTTCCCGGTGCCCGACGACCAGGCGGACACCTACGGCAAGGGCTACCTGTCCGGCACGATCATCGGCATCGCCAACACCAGTGCCAAGAAGAACGCGGCCTGGGAGCTGGTGAAGTTCATGGCCACCGACACCGACGCGGTCGTCTCCTTCGCCAACGCGATCCACAACGTGCCCTCGACGCTGGCCGCGCTCAAGTCGCCGAACCTCGACCCCGACCCGTCCTTCAAGACCTTCCTGGACATCGCGCAGAACCCGAACAGCACCACCACCCCGCCGAGCGTCAACGGCGGCGCCTACCAGGTGACGCTGCAGGACTTCGGCTACGCCTACGAGTCGGGCAAGTCCAAGGACCTCGCCAGCGGGCTGAAGGGCGTCGACACGCAGGTCGACAAGGACATCGCGCAGGCCAAGTGA